Below is a genomic region from Actinomycetota bacterium.
GTGTACAGCGACGTGAACGCGGCCGAGGCGGCCGGGTTCGATGGCGTCCCCGCGCCGCCCACCTTCGGCTTCGCCCTCGAGTTCTGGGGCCGCTACCCCGAGCTGCAGCAGGGGCTGAAGCCGGTCGAGGGCAACCCGATGTTCGAGGTGATCGGCAAGCTGATGCAGAACGGCGGCCTGGTGCTGCACGGCGAGCAGGAGTTCGAGTACCACCGTCCGATCGTGGCGGGCGACGTCCTGCGCAGCGAGGGCAAGGTGGTGGACGCGTACGAGAAGGAGAGCAAGGGCAAGACGATGACGTTCGTCGTGTCCGAGACGGTGTGGAGCGACGACAAGACCGGGGAGCCGGTGCTGACGGCGCGGTTCAATCTGATCCACCGTCGATGAAGGGGCTTGGGGGGCGGGGCCTGAGCTCGCATCCGTCGCCAACCCCGCCCGTCCCCGACGGATGCGACTCAGGCCCCGCTTGGAGTACTGGCAACGACGCACGCATCGAGGTGTGTGAGATGAGGTTGAGATGAGGTTGGAAGGAAAGGTCGCGATCATCACCGGGGCCGGGCAGGGGATCGGGAAGGCGTATGCGGCCCGGTTCCTCGACGAGGGGGCGAAGGTCGTCGTCGCCGACTACAGCAAGGAGCGGGGCGAGTCGGCGCTGGCAGAGCTGAAGGGCAGGGGCGAGGTCGTGTTCGTGCCCACCGACATCGCCGTCGAGGAGTCCGCCAACGACTGCGCCGCCGAGACGATCGATCGATTCGGCACCATCGACATCCTCGTCAACAACGCCGCGCTCTACTACGACATCGACAACTCCGACAACAGCCCCGAGTATCTCAAGCGGGTGTTCGACGTGAACCTGCACGGGGCGTGGTTCATGTCGAGAGCGGTGACGCCCACGATGTGCGAGAAGCGCTGGGGGCGCATCATCAACCAGTCGTCGGGTGCCGCCTATATGTACCTGATGCCTCCGCAGGAGAAGTTCCACGAGCTGGGAGCGTTCACGTACAGCCAGACCAAGTGGGGCATCGTCGGTCTCACCAAGTTCATGGCCGGTCAGCTCGGTCAGTACAACGTGCTCGTCAACTGCATCGCACCCGGCGTCACCATGACCGAGGCGACGAAGAAGATCGTCCCCGAGGAGTTCATGGGCATGGTCACGATGATGAGCGCGATGAAGCGCACGCTCGAGCCCGAGGACCTGGCCGGCACCGCGGTGTTCTTCGCCAGCGACGACGCCAACTTCGTCACCGGCCAGGTCCTGTGCGTCGACGGCGGCGCCTGCATGCCCGCCTGACACGTCTCCGTCGAATCAGACTGGCCGCGGGCTCTCAGTCGCGATTCGTCCTGGCCCGGCCATCAACGCCAGCGTCTCGTCGAGCGACCGGAAATGGACAAGAGGGTCCGCGTGGCGATGGACGGCGCGCCATTCGTCGCCCTCGCGCTGAAACACGGAGGTAGCGCGAAGTCGCCAGGGGTCGGTTACGCCACGACCCTCGAACCTGACGTCCGCGAGCCGCCCGTCGAGCCAGGCCTGCTGGGCTCGCCGCACGTCGTTCAACAGCGTCAGCGCGATGTCGTCAGCCACGCGGCCAATGTACGTCTGCGTGCTCGTGTCGCCGCGCCCGGCCGTGCGGACTGCCCCGCCGCGTCGGGTTCGTCGGCAATCGGGTACACCCGCGGGGTTCGCGTCGTTCCGCGAGGGCAGCCGCGGAGAGCGCCTCTAGGCTGGCCGCACGACTCAAACGCGGGAGGCTTCGATGCCGATCACCAGAGGGTTCAATCACGTAGCGACGCTGACAACCAACATCGAGCGTCACGCGGATTTCTACAAGCGGGCGTTCGGAGCCGAGGTCACGTTTCGGATGGACGCCACGCCCGACCACCCACGCATGTTCATCCTCGACCTCGGCGGCGGCGCGGCCCTCAATGTCTTCGAGGCGTCCCCGGATGAGATCGTCGGCGAACAACGGAAGCAGGGCGGCCGGGGCGCGATCGATCACTTCGCCCTGGCCGTCGACTCGCTCGCCGCCCTCGAGGACGTGAAGCAGCGACTCATCGACGCCGGAGCCGACATCGGCGAGATCCAGCGCCTGGGCAGCGAGTGGTCGCTGTTCTTCCGTGACGTCGACGGCATGGAGCTCGAGGTATGCACCCCTGTCGACGAGTGACCTGCGACGCGCGAGATCACAGCGCGCAGCCGTAGGGGTTCTGCGGTAGCCGGCGGCTGCCGCGGCTGGTTGACGACCGTCCGCCCCGGGCGCGGCGATGCCTGGTGGATACCCTTGGCGTCGTGGACCGAGATGACATCTTGGGCTCGGCTCGAAGGGCGGCGGCCGACCACGCCTGGGAGGAAGCGTTCGCGGCCTACCGCGCGGCCGATGCCCTCGACGAGCTGTCGCCGGAAGATCTCGAGGCGCTCTCCATCGTCGCGTTCTGCGCGAGCCGCATGCCCGAGGCGGTCGACGCTCGACAGCGCGCATACGTCCACTACGAGCGGGCGGGACGGACTCCCGAAGCCGCGTCGGCCGCCCTGAATGTCGCGCTCTTGCACTTTGGTAGCGGAAACACCTCCGCCGCCTCCGGCTGGCTCGGTCGGGCCCAGCGGCTCCTCGACGGGGTCCCCGAGACGGCCGCCCATGCGCTCTTGGCATGGATCGAAGGTCAGACCATGGCGCGCTTGAAGGCATTCGAGCAGGCGCAGGACAAAGCCCGAGAGATGGAGGCGATTGCCGGCCGCGTCGGTGATCCGGACCTCCTCGCGATGGGGATCAGCATGCAGGGTTACCTGCGCACGCTCACCGGAGACGTGGCCGCGGGCCTGGCACTGATCGATGAAGCGCTGACAGCGGTGCTCGCGGGCCAGATGGGACCGCTCGCCAGTGCCGAAATCTTCTGTGAGATGGTCGTCTCGTGCATCGAGGCCGCGGACTTCCAACGGGCCGCTGAGTGGCTCGACACCGCCGAGCGCGCAGGCCGGCAGTTGACGTGCTTTCCCGGTTGTTGCCGGGTCCACCGAGCGACGGTCCTGCGACACCATGGCGAGTGGCAGGCCGCGCAGGAGCACGCGAAGCAGGGTCGGTCCGAGGTGGCGGGGCTCGAGGTCATCCATGAAGGGATGGCGCTGACGGAGCTGGGGGAGCTCCACCGATGCAAGGGTGAGAT
It encodes:
- a CDS encoding MaoC family dehydratase, with the translated sequence MAVDTSIIGRETGRARVQVERAPLANFAKAVKDDNAVYSDVNAAEAAGFDGVPAPPTFGFALEFWGRYPELQQGLKPVEGNPMFEVIGKLMQNGGLVLHGEQEFEYHRPIVAGDVLRSEGKVVDAYEKESKGKTMTFVVSETVWSDDKTGEPVLTARFNLIHRR
- a CDS encoding SDR family oxidoreductase gives rise to the protein MRLEGKVAIITGAGQGIGKAYAARFLDEGAKVVVADYSKERGESALAELKGRGEVVFVPTDIAVEESANDCAAETIDRFGTIDILVNNAALYYDIDNSDNSPEYLKRVFDVNLHGAWFMSRAVTPTMCEKRWGRIINQSSGAAYMYLMPPQEKFHELGAFTYSQTKWGIVGLTKFMAGQLGQYNVLVNCIAPGVTMTEATKKIVPEEFMGMVTMMSAMKRTLEPEDLAGTAVFFASDDANFVTGQVLCVDGGACMPA
- a CDS encoding VOC family protein; this encodes MPITRGFNHVATLTTNIERHADFYKRAFGAEVTFRMDATPDHPRMFILDLGGGAALNVFEASPDEIVGEQRKQGGRGAIDHFALAVDSLAALEDVKQRLIDAGADIGEIQRLGSEWSLFFRDVDGMELEVCTPVDE